One region of Eulemur rufifrons isolate Redbay chromosome 1, OSU_ERuf_1, whole genome shotgun sequence genomic DNA includes:
- the NMUR1 gene encoding neuromedin-U receptor 1, whose protein sequence is MPCNVSVARAGFHPEDLNLTDEALRLKYLGPQQTELFLPICATYLLIFVVGTVGNGLTCTVILRHKAMRTPTNYYLLSLAVSDLLVLLVGLPLELYEMWHNYPFLLGTGGCYFRTMLFETVCLTSVLNVTALSVERYMAVVHPLQARSMVTRAHVRRVLVMVWGLAVLCSLPNASLHGIRQLHVPCRGTVPNTAMCTLVRPRALYNLVVQTTALLFFCLPMATISVLYLLIGLRLRQERLLLRQEAKGRRAAVARSSHTHRLQLPDRGRRQVTKMLFVLVVVFGICWAPFHADRLMWSFVSHWTDGLLLAFQYVHVVSGVFFYISSAANPVLYSLMSSRFRDTFQEALCLGTRCRHHRPRHSSHSLSRVTTGSTLCDLGSPGSRAHPLAENGGPKGQ, encoded by the exons ATGCCCTGCAATGTCAGTGTAGCCAGGGCAGGCTTCCACCCGGAGGACTTGAACCTGACTGATGAGGCGCTGAGACTCAAGTACCTGGGGCCCCAGCAGACGGAGCTGTTCCTGCCCATCTGTGCCACTTACCTGCTGATCTTCGTGGTGGGCACCGTGGGCAACGGGCTGACCTGCACAGTCATCCTGCGCCACAAGGCCATGCGCACGCCCACCAACTACTACCTCCTCAGCCTGGCCGTGTCGGAcctgctggtgctgctggtggGCCTGCCCCTGGAGCTCTACGAGATGTGGCACAACTACCCCTTCCTGCTGGGCACTGGCGGCTGCTACTTCCGCACGAtgctttttgagacagtctgCCTGACCTCCGTGCTCAACGTCACTGCCTTGAGCGTGGAGCGCTACATGGCCGTGGTGCACCCGCTCCAGGCTAGGTCCATGGTGACACGGGCCCACGTGCGCCGGGTGCTTGTGATGGTCTGGGGGCTAGCCGTGCTCTGCTCTCTACCTAACGCCAGCCTGCACGGCATCCGGCAGCTGCACGTGCCCTGCCGGGGCACAGTGCCCAACACGGCCATGTGCACACTGGTCCGCCCACGGGCCCTCTACAACCTGGTGGTGCAGACCACTGCGCTGCTCTTCTTCTGCCTGCCCATGGCCACCATCAGCGTGCTGTACCTGCTCATCGGGCTGCGGCTGCGGCAGGAGAGGCTGCTGCTCAGGCAGGAGGCCAAGGGCAGGCGTGCTGCAGTGGCCAGGTCCAGCCACACCCACAGGCTCCAGCTGCCGGATAGGGGCCGGAGACAGGTGACCAAGATGCTGT TTGTGCTTGTCGTGGTGTTTGGCATCTGCTGGGCCCCATTCCATGCTGACCGCCTCATGTGGAGCTTCGTGTCCCACTGGACAGACGGTCTGCTCCTGGCCTTCCAGTACGTGCACGTCGTCTCCGGCGTCTTCTTCTACATCAGCTCGGCCGCCAACCCCGTGCTCTACAGCCTCATGTCCAGCCGCTTCCGAGACACCTTCCAGGAAGCCCTGTGCCTGGGGACACGGTGCCGCCACCACAGACCCCGACACAGCTCCCACAGCCTCAGCAGGGTGACCACAGGCAGCACCCTGTGTGACTTGGGCTCCCCGGGCAGCAGGGCCCACCCCCTGGCTGAGAACGGTGGCCCAAAGGGACAGTGA